One genomic window of Halovivax cerinus includes the following:
- a CDS encoding alpha/beta fold hydrolase, with translation MPRVTRDGVELAYEVDPMGEDDSDPDATGSDTGEADERSDTETRVRDDAPVVFVPGIETGRWAWRWQREAFRGRRRVVAPFLRGTGPRVLADGGVAVHDDRGRSDAGLWPVVPSLPGPLRRPIVGRWGGYTVSDLAADLDAVLADDAALGLGRSRGRVHLVGQGLGGAIALQYAVAYGRVRSLTLVGTRHGGTEVPETPDSVRRQQRDPDGGSELARKRARLRPFLTDAFVARNPRLLERLRVWQDEQGPATATRDAQWAAWNRFDPSDRLADVSVPTLVLHGTADRIVPVENGHALAEAIPESEIELIEGGPHLVGLERADRVTDRLDSFLDAH, from the coding sequence GGCGAGGCTGACGAGCGATCCGACACGGAGACACGGGTCCGCGACGACGCCCCCGTCGTTTTCGTGCCGGGGATCGAGACCGGCCGGTGGGCCTGGCGCTGGCAGCGCGAGGCGTTTCGCGGCCGCCGGCGAGTCGTCGCGCCGTTCCTCCGGGGTACCGGCCCGCGCGTGCTCGCCGACGGCGGCGTCGCCGTCCACGACGACCGCGGCCGCTCGGACGCGGGTCTGTGGCCGGTCGTCCCGTCGCTTCCAGGTCCGCTTCGACGCCCGATCGTCGGTCGCTGGGGCGGGTACACCGTCTCCGATCTCGCCGCCGACCTCGATGCCGTCCTCGCCGACGACGCGGCCCTCGGTCTGGGACGGTCGCGCGGTCGCGTCCACCTCGTCGGACAGGGCCTCGGCGGTGCCATCGCCCTGCAGTACGCCGTAGCGTACGGCCGAGTGCGATCGCTGACGCTCGTCGGGACGCGCCACGGCGGGACTGAGGTGCCGGAGACGCCCGACTCGGTCCGCCGACAGCAACGCGATCCCGACGGGGGATCCGAACTGGCTCGCAAGCGCGCCCGCCTGCGCCCATTCCTCACCGACGCGTTCGTCGCACGCAACCCGCGACTGCTCGAACGGCTTCGCGTCTGGCAGGACGAGCAGGGGCCGGCCACCGCCACGCGCGACGCCCAGTGGGCCGCCTGGAACCGCTTCGATCCGAGCGATCGCCTCGCCGACGTCTCGGTTCCGACGCTCGTCCTCCACGGCACGGCCGACCGCATCGTCCCCGTCGAGAACGGTCACGCACTCGCCGAGGCCATTCCGGAGAGCGAGATCGAACTGATCGAGGGCGGGCCGCACCTGGTCGGACTGGAGCGGGCAGACCGCGTGACCGATCGGCTGGATTCGTTCCTCGACGCACACTGA